The following proteins come from a genomic window of Lolium rigidum isolate FL_2022 chromosome 5, APGP_CSIRO_Lrig_0.1, whole genome shotgun sequence:
- the LOC124651846 gene encoding probable ubiquitin-conjugating enzyme E2 18 — protein sequence MTSSSTPSRKALSKIASGRLQKELAEWQVGPPAGFSYRVSDNLQRWVIEVGGAAGTLYAGETYQLQVDFPEHYPMEAPQVIFLNPAPMHPHIYSNGHICLDILYDSWSPAMTVSSVCISILSMLSSSPSKQRPEDNDRYVRNCRNGRSPKETRWWFHDDKV from the exons ATGACGAGCTCCTCGACTCCATCCCGGAAG GCGCTGAGCAAGATCGCCTCCGGCCGGCTGCAGAAGGAGCTCGCCGAGTGGCAGGTCGGCCCGCCCGCCGGCTTCAGCTACAGGGTCTCCGATAACCTCCAGAG GTGGGTGATCGAGGTGGGCGGAGCGGCGGGCACGCTCTACGCCGGCGAGACGTACCAGCTACAGGTGGACTTCCCCGAGCATTACCCCATGGAAGCGCCCCAG GTCATCTTCCTCAACCCGGCGCCGATGCACCCACACATTTACAGCAACGGGCACATATGCTTAG ATATACTGTATGACTCGTGGTCGCCTGCGATGACTGTAAGTTCAGTCTGTATCAGCATCTTGTCCATGCTGTCTAGCTCACCATCAAAG CAACGCCCAGAAGACAATGACCGCTATGTTAGGAACTGCCGCAACGGAAGGTCGCCGAAGGAGACCAGATGGTGGTTCCATGATGACAAAGTATAA